The sequence below is a genomic window from Methylophilus sp. DW102.
TGTATTGGGCCCCCACCGAGATTTGTGGCAGCCAGCTGTCCTGTTCATAGACGGCGTCGCCTATCAGGCGTAATTTTATGCCTAATGTGTTCAGACGGACTTCCTCGCCAGGCACCGTATCGCTCAAGCCGAACCGCGCCTGGCTGGCACTGAGTTCGATGCGATTGAAAGCACCAATCGCGATCCCAGAGGTATTTAATTTAAAGTCGCCCTTGGTTTGTGCATGCGTATAAAACGCCGAGCCGCCAATTTGTTTGTCTGTGCCATAACCGCTAATCACAGCCCAAGGCATCAAGCCACCGCCTGCCGCCCCCTCAATCTGGGTGACGCCACCGGTCGCTAACAGGCGATCGCCTGCGTTGGCTACGATAGGCAAGGTCATTGCTGTTGCCACTGCAATGCAGCCGATCAGAAGGGGAGAAGAATGCATGGTAACGCTTTCAAAATTTGATCGAATAGCATCATTATCTCGTTTTCGCGATAAGAATCATTGCGAAAATAGCGATTGATTTGATTGGCTTTTTCATCGTTTCAAACTTTTTAAGCTCACGTAATATGCTGATAGTGTGGCAATTTAACGGAGGAAGAAATGCGAAGGTTGATCTGGATTGGCTTGTTGCTGTGCATGGCGGGGTGTACCGCCCAGCCCAAGCCTGATGCAAGCTTGTTCAGCCGTATCGGTGGCCTGCCGATGCTGAGCCGCTTGTCGAATCAAACTTTGGATATTGTCAGCAAGGATCCACGTGCAGCCCGCTCATTTGAAGGGGTGAAAATGGTCACGCTTAAACAGAGTCTGACCAATTTTTTATGTGTTAAAACTGGCGGGCAATGTGAGTATGAGGGCGAGACCATGAAAAATGCGCATGCCGATGCCCATATCACCATGGCAGAATTCGAAATTATGGTTGAGGTATTGCGGGAGCGCATGGATATCAATGGCGTAGGCACCAAAGAAAAGAATGAGCTGTTGAAGATACTGGCGCCCATGAAGCGGGACGTGGTCAGTGATTAAGCTTGCAAAGGATAAGAAGATGCGTTTTTTGAGCAGGCCGCTGCTTGGCGCAGGACTCTGGTTACTCTGTCTGGGGCTGTCTGCGCACGCCGCGGAAGTGACGCTCACTGTGACGGATGCTGCGGGCCGGCTGGTCACCGATGCGGTC
It includes:
- a CDS encoding group 1 truncated hemoglobin; translated protein: MRRLIWIGLLLCMAGCTAQPKPDASLFSRIGGLPMLSRLSNQTLDIVSKDPRAARSFEGVKMVTLKQSLTNFLCVKTGGQCEYEGETMKNAHADAHITMAEFEIMVEVLRERMDINGVGTKEKNELLKILAPMKRDVVSD